Genomic segment of Candidatus Thermoplasmatota archaeon:
AAAATTCCTTGTCCTTGTTTTCCTCTACCACCTCTTCAAATGATTTACGGCTGGCAAAAATGCCCGGCGTTGTTTCTTCATCTCCCCTTCTTTCCAATGCTTTTTTTAAAAATATTGAGATGTTTCTTTCATCAGGCGAAACTTTTCTCAGCCTTGCCCCTTCAAGCCTTATGTATATGGGAGGGGCAGGCTCTCCATGAAGTATGGTATGGAAAACAACATTTTTTCTTATGGCATTTGAAAGCCAGAATGCCGAATTGATGCACCTTGCCACCACATCAAGCCTTCCAGATGAGCCCGGCAGGTCTTTTAGATTTATTTGCTCAGGGTCTGTTATGCCGTGAGATTTCACATAAAAGTGCCTAAATGTAGTCATCTGGGTCTATATCCATCGGCAACGAAGGTTTCTTGAAATCTTTTGCATCCCTGCCCGCCGGTATGGTCAAATCGAATCCTATCTTTGTGGTTTCCCTCGTTTCCAAATCTGATGAAGGGTCAAGAGATGAACCCTTCTCCTTTTTTACCGCCATGTCCCTGTCTCCCTGAAAACGGGTTGCCATTGCCCATTCTATCTGGTTCGGGTCATGAATATCTATGTCGTCGTCCACAACAAAAACATGTTTCATAGATTTATGCCCTTTGAATGCAGCCT
This window contains:
- the trmY gene encoding tRNA (pseudouridine(54)-N(1))-methyltransferase TrmY, with translation MTTFRHFYVKSHGITDPEQINLKDLPGSSGRLDVVARCINSAFWLSNAIRKNVVFHTILHGEPAPPIYIRLEGARLRKVSPDERNISIFLKKALERRGDEETTPGIFASRKSFEEVVEENKDKEFYLLDKDGIKIKDVKFEGNPFFFLGDNHDLTEEEKQFLIGKGAKSISLGKVSYLSSHCIAILNWWLDRIQE